The Stigmatella ashevillena genomic sequence GCACCAGCTTCAGCACGGCCCCCTTCGGGTCCGGCACCGCCAGCCCCTCGCCCACCTGACGCGTGGGAAGAATCTTGCCGGAGAGGAAGCGGCCCTCCCGGTCCAACTCCACCTCCAGCACCATGCCCAGCCCCTGCGGGCCCTGGAGGTTGAAGCGCCCATAGGTGGCGAAGTTGCCCATCGAGTACGCAATGAGCCGGCCCTTGTAGAACTCCATCGCCCGCGCCACGTGCGGCCCGTGGCCCAGCACCAAGTGCGCCCCCGCGTCCACCATGGCCCGGGTGAAGGTGCGCAGGTCGCCCCGGTCCTCGCCCATGAACTTTTCCTTCCCGTGGGGCACATGCAGCGCCTTGCCGCCCTCGGCCCCTCCGTGGAACGAGACCAGCACCAGGTCATGCCCGGCCGCCACCGACTCCACCAGCGCCGTGGCTGTGGGCAAGTTGTTGAGATGATTGCCCGTGGGCGAAGAGTGGAACGCCACCAGCCCGATGCGCAGGCCATTGCGCTCCACCGTGGCCACCGTCCCCGGCGGCCCACTCCAGGCAATGCCCAGCGCGTCCAGCGTGGCCTCCGTCTGTCGGCGGCACTCCTCGCCAAAGTCTCCCGCGTGGTTGTTCGCCGTGGAGGCCACATCCACCCCGGCCTCCTTGAGCGCTTGGCCGTACTCCGTGGGCGAACGGAACGCGTAGCAGTTCCGGTCCGAGCGGCACTTGTTCGTCTTGCCCCCGTCACACAGCGGGCCCTCGAGGTTCACGAAGGTGAGGTCCGCGTCCTCCAGGAGCCCCTTCACGGCGCTGATGACGCTCGCGGGCCCTTCTGGCGGCAGATACTCCTCGGGCACCGTGGTGCCCAGCATCACATCCCCCACGGCGCGCAGCCGGAGCCGGGCATCCGGGGGCGGAGGGGGCCGCTGAGA encodes the following:
- a CDS encoding CapA family protein; this encodes MSSSVLLLLVLSVAPASPPPPASSPVSSASEEAVRDASRRGAAVMHRLAVELAAEARASLIQEYATSADAHFSRGVEALKAKDAVTAISELSQCVALRPESVPCRWELGWAYSLENRWNEALAEWTEVGKLKPDQPELEEVLAQARAQVALQERLSKPPEPSQRPPPPPDARLRLRAVGDVMLGTTVPEEYLPPEGPASVISAVKGLLEDADLTFVNLEGPLCDGGKTNKCRSDRNCYAFRSPTEYGQALKEAGVDVASTANNHAGDFGEECRRQTEATLDALGIAWSGPPGTVATVERNGLRIGLVAFHSSPTGNHLNNLPTATALVESVAAGHDLVLVSFHGGAEGGKALHVPHGKEKFMGEDRGDLRTFTRAMVDAGAHLVLGHGPHVARAMEFYKGRLIAYSMGNFATYGRFNLQGPQGLGMVLEVELDREGRFLSGKILPTRQVGEGLAVPDPKGAVLKLVRKLSAEDFPDSGARVDEDGTVAPRGKVRASASGAAP